A window of Candidatus Binatia bacterium genomic DNA:
CGAGGTCCACCGAAGCCTCCCCTTCGCGGTCCGGCTCGACGACTTCCAGATCGACGTCTACCCCGGCACGCAGCGTCCGGCCATGTTCCGGAGCCGCGTCACGGTGCGCGACGCCTCCGGCGCGGAGCTTCCCGCGGTGATCCAGATGAACCATCCGCTCAGCCACGGGGGCTACCGCTTCTTCCAGTCCAGCTACCAGATCCAGGGCGGCCGCGAGATGTCGATCCTCTCCGTGTCCAAGGACCCCGGTCAGCCGATCGTCTTCTGGGGGTACGGGCTCCTCGTGCTGGGCATGCTCGTCGTGCTGTCGACCCGGATCACCCAGCGGCGGAGCGGGATGATGGGGGCGGCGCTCCTCGCGGGACTCCTGGCCCTGGCCGGCACGTCCCAGGCCGCCGACGCGCCCTCGCGGGAGCAGCTCGACAAGATCCGACGGCTTCCGGTGCAGAGCGACGGACGGGCGATGCCGCTCGACACCCAGGCGCGCGACGATGTGCGCACGGTGACGGGAGGCGGAGGATGGAAGGGGCTCGACCCGGTCGCCGTCGTGCTGGGATGGACCACGGATCCGGAGCGGTGGTCGGACGAGCCTGTCGTGCTCCTCGACGGCGACGTGGCGGCCCGGATCGGCCGGGCGTCGGCCAATCGATACGCGAGCTATCACAGCCTCGTCTCCAGCCAGCCGCTCCACGAGGCGGTGCAGGCGGCCATGGCCCGAGAGGAGGGGGGCGGGAAGCCTTCCAAGGCCGACAAGCATCTGCTCCGTGTCAGTGAACGGCTCGAAACGCTCCACGGCTACCTGACGGGACAGGCGATACGGGCGATCCCGGCCGCCGACCCGGTGGCCGCGTGGACCCCGCCCGGCGACCTGAAGACGCTGGAGACCTGGGCCGCGCTGGAGGCGCAGGTGCGCCCCACGGCCCCCTCCCATTACCCCACGACCGCCGCGATCGAGCGGGAGATCCGCTACAACGCCGTCCACCCGGTCCGCGTCGCCTGGATCCTTCTCCTCCCGGCGGCGATCGGCGCTGGGCTCACGCTGGAGAAGAACCGCTGGCGGCTCCGGTGGACCACGGGACTCCTGGTCGTGCTGGGCTTCGCCGTCATGACGTGGGGGATCGCGACGCGCTGGCAGATCGCGGGCCACATCCCCGCCTCGAACATGTACGAGTCGATGCTCTTCCTGGGATGGGGCGTGGGATTCTTTGGCGTCGTGTCGGTGCTGGCCCGGAACCGCATGCTGATCTTCAACGCCGCGGCAATGGCCGCCCTCGTGATGCTGCTGCTCGACCGGCTCCCGATCGATCCCTTCATCCATCCGATCCCCCCGGTCCTCTCGGGGACGCCGTGGCTCGCGATCCACGTGCCGATCATCATGGTGAGCTACTCGGTCTTCGCGATCGCCACCTTCCTCGCGCACCTGGTGCTGGGGGCCGCCATCTTCGCACCCCGTCGCCGGGGGTTGGCCGACCGC
This region includes:
- the ccsA gene encoding cytochrome c biogenesis protein CcsA → MKAILRTLASLELSIILLVSIAVVMSFGTIIESLRGAEAARFVYQAFWFRLLLGLFALNVGMALWERWPQNRWRIGFLITHASLLLILVGSLVTAVAVQEGRLPLWEGESASHFFSEGPGQREVHRSLPFAVRLDDFQIDVYPGTQRPAMFRSRVTVRDASGAELPAVIQMNHPLSHGGYRFFQSSYQIQGGREMSILSVSKDPGQPIVFWGYGLLVLGMLVVLSTRITQRRSGMMGAALLAGLLALAGTSQAADAPSREQLDKIRRLPVQSDGRAMPLDTQARDDVRTVTGGGGWKGLDPVAVVLGWTTDPERWSDEPVVLLDGDVAARIGRASANRYASYHSLVSSQPLHEAVQAAMAREEGGGKPSKADKHLLRVSERLETLHGYLTGQAIRAIPAADPVAAWTPPGDLKTLETWAALEAQVRPTAPSHYPTTAAIEREIRYNAVHPVRVAWILLLPAAIGAGLTLEKNRWRLRWTTGLLVVLGFAVMTWGIATRWQIAGHIPASNMYESMLFLGWGVGFFGVVSVLARNRMLIFNAAAMAALVMLLLDRLPIDPFIHPIPPVLSGTPWLAIHVPIIMVSYSVFAIATFLAHLVLGAAIFAPRRRGLADRWSDLLYWYLVVGSIFLIAGILTGSIWAASSWGRYWGWDPKEVWSLVAFLAYMAILHARFDGRLGPYGVAAWSIGAFWTILMTYLGVNFVLASGLHSYGFGSSGLVRTMAVIGLVEAAFLFAGWRAHRNLATALPRR